In the genome of Cyanobacterium sp. T60_A2020_053, one region contains:
- the pgeF gene encoding peptidoglycan editing factor PgeF, translating to MSSSFTDAWQWQKTAHGRYLTSALLRDWQHGFFSSDFIGKTPQDIAQNFSNVKAIYRLKQIHSNIVLPSSAVKEEGYTEGDGIITTGKGQSAWCASADCTPVLIADRVSGQVTAIHSGWRGTASEIVGRALNLLRDYGCQKQNLLFALGPAISGEVYQVTMEVALTLLKTIFQGSEEEILRQGYQSKNQVILVDPQPERVRLNVTQVIYQQILQQGIKPEQITVAPFCTYQNPDLFFSYRRTHEKNVQWSGIVANG from the coding sequence ATGTCTTCATCATTTACCGATGCTTGGCAATGGCAAAAAACAGCCCATGGAAGGTATTTAACCAGCGCCCTCCTCCGTGATTGGCAACATGGCTTTTTTAGTAGTGATTTTATCGGTAAAACCCCTCAAGACATAGCACAAAATTTCTCAAATGTCAAGGCAATTTATCGTCTCAAACAAATACATAGTAATATTGTTCTACCTAGTTCAGCAGTAAAAGAAGAAGGATATACCGAGGGTGACGGTATCATCACCACAGGAAAAGGGCAATCGGCGTGGTGCGCTAGTGCGGATTGCACTCCGGTTTTGATTGCTGACAGGGTTTCTGGGCAAGTAACTGCCATTCATTCTGGTTGGCGTGGCACAGCTTCGGAAATAGTGGGGAGGGCGCTTAATCTTCTCAGGGATTACGGTTGTCAAAAACAAAACCTTTTATTTGCTTTAGGTCCAGCCATCAGTGGCGAAGTTTATCAAGTTACCATGGAAGTAGCTTTAACCTTATTAAAAACAATTTTTCAGGGTAGCGAGGAAGAAATTTTACGCCAAGGTTATCAATCAAAAAATCAAGTTATTTTAGTTGATCCACAACCAGAAAGAGTAAGATTAAATGTAACTCAAGTGATTTATCAGCAAATTTTACAACAGGGTATTAAACCCGAACAAATTACTGTAGCGCCCTTCTGCACTTATCAAAATCCCGACTTATTCTTTTCCTATCGGCGCACCCATGAAAAAAATGTGCAATGGTCTGGTATTGTTGCTAATGGATAA
- a CDS encoding DUF4164 domain-containing protein has protein sequence MAQPIEIGLIDVLNKLDSKIDKLDSKIDALEDKLDSKIDKLDSKIDGLEEKLDSKIEKLETSINNRFNTLTLGFLGLVGVLVTGLLGIVTKIVFFPNL, from the coding sequence ATGGCACAACCAATCGAAATTGGTTTAATTGATGTACTCAATAAATTAGACAGTAAAATAGATAAACTAGATAGTAAAATCGATGCTTTAGAAGATAAACTAGACAGTAAAATAGATAAATTAGATAGTAAAATCGACGGTTTAGAAGAAAAACTAGACAGTAAAATTGAGAAGCTAGAAACTTCTATTAATAATCGTTTCAATACTTTAACGTTAGGGTTTTTAGGTTTAGTTGGTGTCTTAGTAACAGGATTACTAGGAATTGTTACCAAAATCGTATTTTTTCCTAATCTCTAA
- a CDS encoding ABC transporter permease produces the protein MFAQISPLDQIGEFNPQLFREIKGRINLRNVVITATLSIVGQVLLWLSFKGKLPLIEGVNNRYCTGEAYENSYYVPSCIADLNGNVMIIKELWWLDVFTTMSVIGIFILLVAGSYMLVTDIAKEENKGTFNFIRLSPQSATNIFLGKILGVPILIYLFGFLAIPLHLWAGLSAKISFPLIIGFYLVLATACAFFYSVSSVLSLTTGGWGSFQAPVIGTFILFFLLSIMGITLQVNAPVYTETSFDWFLLFYPGTFLAYAVESTFLASQTVGSLNADALMNLRWYGAGLWHHAFSGGVFMMVNYLVWTFWLWQGLKRRFHNPLATIISKKQSYGISATFAIINVGFALQNVSEYHTFFHSLITVQGFNLILFLLLIPCLMPSRQALVDWARFRHQNSGENRHLFKDLGLGEKSPPLLAIIINLAIVNLYLLPSVFTFGDDIFSILFGLVAGIMVILFYASLAQTMMLLKTDKRALLATGAVMLMMATPVVGIVLWRDISWLRESFVFLSGLPIVVTPAMSTSLMMMTLLGETLGIVAVNLQTVKTLNKAGMSVTKRLMMAETE, from the coding sequence ATGTTCGCTCAAATCTCACCATTGGATCAAATCGGGGAATTTAATCCCCAATTATTTCGAGAAATCAAAGGTAGAATTAACCTGCGTAATGTCGTAATTACTGCCACATTGTCTATTGTGGGACAAGTATTATTATGGTTGTCTTTTAAAGGAAAATTACCTTTAATTGAAGGGGTTAATAATCGCTATTGTACAGGAGAAGCCTATGAAAACTCCTATTATGTACCATCCTGTATTGCTGATTTAAACGGTAATGTCATGATTATCAAAGAATTATGGTGGCTTGATGTATTTACCACCATGAGTGTTATTGGTATTTTTATTTTGCTAGTGGCTGGTAGCTATATGTTAGTTACTGATATTGCTAAAGAGGAAAACAAAGGTACATTTAACTTTATTCGTTTAAGTCCTCAGTCAGCGACTAATATCTTTTTAGGTAAAATTTTAGGAGTACCTATCCTCATCTATTTGTTCGGATTTTTAGCTATTCCTTTGCATTTATGGGCTGGATTGAGTGCAAAAATTTCTTTTCCGCTAATTATCGGCTTTTATTTAGTTTTAGCTACTGCCTGTGCTTTTTTTTATAGCGTTAGCTCAGTTTTGAGCTTAACTACTGGCGGTTGGGGTAGTTTTCAAGCGCCCGTCATCGGTACATTTATATTATTTTTCCTACTTTCCATCATGGGAATAACACTACAAGTCAACGCCCCTGTTTATACAGAAACATCCTTTGACTGGTTTTTATTATTTTATCCGGGGACATTTTTAGCTTATGCAGTAGAATCCACCTTTTTAGCCAGTCAAACGGTAGGTTCTCTTAACGCTGATGCTTTAATGAATTTACGGTGGTATGGTGCAGGTTTGTGGCATCATGCTTTTAGTGGTGGTGTTTTTATGATGGTTAATTATCTGGTTTGGACTTTTTGGCTATGGCAAGGTTTGAAACGCCGTTTTCATAATCCCCTCGCCACCATAATTAGTAAAAAGCAAAGCTATGGTATTTCCGCTACTTTTGCCATTATTAATGTTGGTTTTGCTCTGCAAAATGTTAGTGAATATCATACTTTTTTCCATAGTTTAATTACTGTGCAGGGTTTTAACTTAATTTTATTTTTATTACTAATTCCTTGTTTAATGCCATCTCGACAAGCACTGGTAGATTGGGCGAGATTTCGTCATCAAAACTCAGGAGAAAATCGTCATCTTTTCAAGGATTTAGGTTTGGGGGAAAAAAGTCCACCGTTATTGGCAATCATAATTAATCTTGCTATTGTTAATTTATATCTTCTTCCTTCGGTATTTACTTTCGGAGATGATATTTTTTCCATCCTTTTCGGTTTAGTCGCAGGAATCATGGTAATTTTGTTCTATGCTTCCCTTGCTCAAACCATGATGTTATTAAAGACCGACAAAAGAGCTTTATTGGCGACGGGCGCTGTTATGCTGATGATGGCAACTCCAGTGGTTGGTATTGTTTTATGGCGCGACATTTCATGGTTGAGGGAAAGTTTTGTTTTCTTATCGGGCTTACCGATAGTCGTTACTCCTGCTATGTCAACTTCCTTGATGATGATGACTTTATTAGGGGAAACATTAGGGATTGTAGCTGTTAATTTACAAACAGTCAAAACCTTAAACAAAGCTGGAATGAGTGTTACTAAACGCTTAATGATGGCAGAAACTGAGTAG
- a CDS encoding GuaB3 family IMP dehydrogenase-related protein, with the protein MEIVIGRGKKARRAYGIDEIALVPGMTTLDPVLADTKVEIGGIVREIPIIASAMDGVVDVQMAVLLSELGALGVLNLEGIQTRYDDPNPILDRIASVGKSEFVGLMQELYSEPVKPELITQRITEIKNQGSIAAVSLTPAGASLYGEVVAEAGADLVFIQATVVSTAHLAPESINPLDLEEFCSKMPMPVILGNCVTYDVAMNLMKAGASGILVGIGPGAACTSRGVLGVGIPQATAVADCAAARNDFQAQTGKYVPIIADGGIITGGDICKCIACGADAVMIGSPIARSAEAPGRGYHWGMATPSPVLPRGTRINVGTTGTIKEILTGPARLDDGTHNLLGALKTSMGTLGAKNIKEMQEIEVVIAPSLLTEGKVYQKAQQLGMGK; encoded by the coding sequence GTGGAAATCGTAATTGGTCGTGGCAAAAAAGCTCGTCGGGCTTATGGTATAGATGAAATCGCCTTAGTACCGGGCATGACAACATTAGACCCCGTTTTAGCGGATACTAAAGTAGAAATCGGTGGTATTGTCAGAGAAATTCCCATTATTGCCAGTGCCATGGATGGTGTCGTTGATGTACAAATGGCAGTGTTATTGTCTGAGTTAGGGGCGCTGGGAGTGCTTAACTTAGAAGGAATCCAAACCCGTTATGATGATCCTAATCCTATTTTAGATCGCATTGCTTCTGTGGGGAAATCAGAGTTTGTTGGTTTGATGCAGGAGTTATATAGTGAACCAGTTAAACCAGAATTAATCACCCAAAGAATCACGGAAATCAAAAATCAAGGTAGTATCGCTGCCGTCAGTTTAACCCCGGCTGGTGCTTCTCTTTATGGTGAGGTGGTAGCAGAAGCTGGAGCAGATTTAGTATTTATTCAGGCTACGGTAGTTTCCACAGCGCACCTCGCCCCAGAATCAATTAATCCCCTTGACTTAGAAGAGTTTTGCTCTAAAATGCCCATGCCAGTTATTTTGGGCAACTGTGTCACCTATGATGTGGCGATGAATTTAATGAAAGCCGGTGCTTCTGGTATTTTAGTAGGAATTGGACCGGGCGCTGCTTGTACTTCCAGAGGTGTTTTAGGGGTAGGTATTCCCCAAGCCACCGCTGTAGCCGATTGTGCTGCCGCGCGCAATGATTTCCAAGCTCAAACAGGTAAATATGTACCAATTATTGCTGATGGCGGTATCATCACCGGAGGTGATATTTGTAAATGTATCGCCTGTGGTGCTGATGCGGTGATGATCGGTTCTCCCATTGCTCGTAGTGCCGAAGCACCGGGTAGGGGTTATCATTGGGGTATGGCGACACCTAGCCCTGTTTTACCGAGAGGTACAAGAATTAATGTGGGTACAACGGGAACTATTAAAGAAATTTTAACAGGTCCTGCTCGTTTAGATGATGGTACTCATAATTTGTTGGGGGCGCTGAAAACCAGTATGGGAACTTTAGGAGCTAAAAACATCAAGGAAATGCAGGAAATCGAAGTAGTAATTGCGCCTTCTTTGTTAACAGAAGGTAAAGTGTATCAAAAAGCCCAACAATTAGGTATGGGTAAATAG
- a CDS encoding tRNA-(ms[2]io[6]A)-hydroxylase produces MKTATKIKLLSQPTSEAWLQQALSNLDIILLDHSHCERKAAGVAVNLLFRYPSYTELIYQLTSIAQEELEHFQQVNDWLARKNIPLAPLTPSPYGATLKSSIRRHEPHRLLDSLLISALIEARSHERLGLLGEYCPDVELAKFYRGLMASEARHYGIYWVLATKYFDRITVEERLVELADIESEILKELYPQPRIHS; encoded by the coding sequence ATGAAAACAGCAACAAAAATCAAGTTATTATCTCAACCCACTAGCGAAGCATGGTTACAACAGGCTTTATCTAATTTAGATATTATTTTATTAGATCATTCCCATTGTGAACGCAAGGCTGCCGGAGTAGCGGTTAATTTATTGTTTCGTTATCCTTCCTATACTGAGCTAATTTACCAGCTAACAAGCATCGCCCAAGAAGAGTTAGAGCATTTTCAGCAGGTAAATGATTGGTTAGCAAGAAAAAATATTCCCCTAGCGCCCCTCACCCCATCCCCTTATGGTGCTACTTTAAAAAGTAGTATTCGTCGTCATGAGCCTCATCGTTTGTTGGATTCTCTGTTAATCTCCGCATTGATTGAAGCGCGCTCCCATGAGAGACTAGGATTATTAGGTGAATATTGCCCTGATGTGGAATTGGCTAAATTTTATCGAGGTTTAATGGCATCAGAAGCCAGACATTATGGCATTTATTGGGTCTTGGCTACTAAATATTTCGACCGTATTACAGTAGAAGAAAGATTAGTAGAGTTAGCAGATATTGAGAGCGAAATCCTCAAGGAATTATATCCGCAACCGCGTATTCATAGTTAG
- a CDS encoding DUF2949 domain-containing protein: MPPTIYCKFLNFLQEEINLSQDSIAVAKRSVEQNVELIPMVLWQYGLVTIDQLDRIYDWLETY; this comes from the coding sequence ATGCCCCCAACTATTTATTGTAAATTTTTAAATTTTCTCCAAGAAGAAATCAATCTTTCTCAAGACTCCATTGCTGTGGCTAAACGTTCGGTCGAGCAAAACGTGGAGTTAATTCCTATGGTACTATGGCAATACGGTTTAGTGACCATTGATCAATTAGATCGTATCTATGATTGGTTAGAAACTTATTAA
- a CDS encoding triose-phosphate isomerase: MRRIIMAGNWKMHKNQRESLEFLQGFMPHLEDTPENRDIVLCVPFTTLHFMSKNLHGSRINLGAQNIHWEEEGAFTGEISGAMLTETGLNYVIVGHSERRQYFGETDETVNKRLLAAQRHDLTPILCVGESKAQRDAGDTEQVIINQLEKGLVNVDQANLVIAYEPIWAIGTGDTCEAEEANRVIGVIRSQLTNQDVTIQYGGSVKPNNVDEIMAQPQIDGALVGGASLQYDSFARLVNYQ, from the coding sequence GTGCGTAGAATCATTATGGCTGGTAACTGGAAAATGCACAAAAACCAACGAGAATCCCTTGAATTTTTACAGGGATTTATGCCTCATCTGGAAGATACTCCAGAAAATCGTGACATCGTTTTGTGTGTGCCTTTCACTACTTTACATTTTATGTCCAAAAATTTGCATGGTAGTCGTATTAATTTGGGCGCACAGAATATTCACTGGGAGGAGGAGGGCGCTTTTACGGGAGAAATATCGGGCGCTATGTTGACGGAAACTGGTTTAAATTATGTCATTGTGGGGCATAGTGAGCGTCGTCAATATTTCGGTGAAACGGATGAAACGGTTAATAAAAGGCTGTTGGCGGCGCAACGTCACGATTTAACCCCCATTCTTTGTGTGGGTGAAAGTAAAGCTCAAAGAGACGCTGGAGACACAGAACAAGTTATTATTAATCAATTAGAAAAAGGTTTGGTTAATGTTGATCAAGCTAATTTAGTCATTGCTTATGAACCAATTTGGGCTATCGGCACGGGGGATACCTGTGAGGCGGAAGAAGCGAATCGAGTAATTGGGGTTATTCGTAGTCAGTTAACTAATCAAGATGTTACTATTCAGTATGGTGGTTCTGTGAAGCCTAACAACGTAGATGAAATTATGGCTCAACCCCAGATAGATGGTGCTTTGGTGGGGGGCGCTAGTCTTCAATATGACAGTTTTGCGAGATTGGTTAATTATCAGTAG
- a CDS encoding D-alanyl-D-alanine dipeptidase, with product MMEKAYQKVIIKECQEPLLPIPLDIFTVATPPPYEAKGADYQGKSPYYLREGVIEALIKAQEKLQQLQVGWRFYIFDAYRPISVQQFMVDYTFQWECEKRGLNPAHLTAVEKDGLLQEVYKIWAIPSHNPDTPPPHSTGGAIDLTLMDENGNIIDMGGDIDEMSARAEPNYYLQFTEDISSQKYQQRRDLLLTAMTYGGFKRHLGEWWHFCLGDQMWAWLSNSDHPYNQYYAIYGAI from the coding sequence ATGATGGAAAAAGCCTACCAAAAAGTTATCATTAAAGAGTGTCAAGAGCCACTATTACCCATACCCCTTGATATATTCACCGTGGCGACTCCCCCACCATATGAGGCGAAGGGCGCTGATTATCAAGGTAAGTCACCTTATTATCTCAGGGAAGGAGTGATAGAAGCCTTAATCAAAGCACAAGAGAAATTACAGCAATTACAAGTGGGATGGCGTTTTTATATTTTTGACGCTTATCGCCCCATTTCTGTGCAACAGTTTATGGTTGATTATACGTTTCAGTGGGAATGTGAAAAACGAGGTTTGAATCCAGCGCACCTCACCGCAGTTGAAAAAGATGGGTTATTACAAGAAGTGTATAAAATTTGGGCAATACCGAGCCATAATCCTGACACACCTCCTCCCCATAGTACGGGGGGCGCTATTGATTTGACCTTAATGGACGAAAACGGTAATATTATTGATATGGGTGGAGATATAGACGAAATGTCGGCGCGCGCTGAACCGAATTATTATCTTCAATTTACTGAAGATATATCATCCCAAAAGTATCAACAAAGACGAGATTTATTACTTACTGCCATGACTTATGGCGGATTTAAGCGACATTTAGGAGAATGGTGGCATTTTTGTCTAGGGGATCAAATGTGGGCATGGTTAAGCAATTCTGATCATCCCTACAATCAATATTACGCTATCTATGGTGCTATCTAA
- a CDS encoding DUF3782 domain-containing protein, giving the protein MTSTEIKTIIQQELPRIIAEDASIRDFILRTVSEYYSPKQETDSKFDRILAELRQDREEQAIKWAENNRRLDNFIHEQNQKWHEQQEYNKATLAEIQKLHKKYDSAIGALGSRWGLYSEASFRNALKGILEDSFGVEVFNLNDFDDDGDVFGRPDQVEIDVIIKNGLVILCEIKSSMSKGDMYIFDRKVAFYQKRHQREVNRKLVISPMVDRRALPVAENLGIEIYTSAEDVESDNSKS; this is encoded by the coding sequence ATGACATCCACTGAAATTAAAACCATAATTCAACAAGAATTACCGAGAATTATCGCTGAAGATGCTTCCATTCGGGATTTTATCCTGCGCACGGTGTCGGAATACTATTCTCCAAAACAAGAAACAGATAGTAAGTTTGATCGTATTTTAGCAGAATTACGGCAAGATCGAGAAGAACAAGCTATAAAATGGGCGGAAAATAATCGCCGTCTTGATAACTTCATTCACGAACAAAATCAAAAATGGCATGAGCAACAGGAGTATAACAAAGCTACTTTAGCAGAAATACAAAAGCTCCATAAAAAATATGATAGCGCCATCGGTGCGTTAGGTTCTCGTTGGGGTTTGTATTCTGAAGCTAGTTTTCGCAATGCGCTTAAAGGTATTCTTGAGGATTCTTTTGGGGTGGAGGTTTTCAATCTCAATGATTTTGATGACGATGGGGATGTTTTCGGCAGACCTGATCAAGTGGAAATTGATGTCATTATAAAAAATGGCTTAGTTATACTTTGTGAAATAAAATCTTCCATGAGTAAGGGTGATATGTATATTTTTGATCGCAAAGTGGCATTTTATCAAAAACGTCATCAGAGGGAAGTTAATCGTAAGTTAGTTATTTCTCCTATGGTAGATCGGCGCGCGCTACCGGTGGCGGAAAATTTGGGTATTGAAATTTATACTTCCGCCGAAGATGTAGAATCTGACAACTCAAAATCATAG
- a CDS encoding DUF192 domain-containing protein, with protein MNVRIGQVFSLSLLVLSSTLLMGCQGVSLSTVNSASALHRNQGQILPPNARLVIDGQEILLEVAQTSDQQALGLMYREYLSPHQGMLFPFEFPRRASFWMKNVPISLDLIFLYQGKVQAMENSAPPCLQEPCPIYSPDVLVDQVLELAGGRALELGISIGDVLPIESISVSQ; from the coding sequence ATGAATGTCAGAATCGGTCAAGTTTTTTCCCTAAGTTTGCTGGTGTTAAGCTCTACTTTGCTTATGGGTTGCCAAGGTGTTAGTTTATCTACTGTAAACTCTGCCAGCGCCCTTCACCGTAATCAGGGGCAAATCTTACCTCCCAACGCCCGTCTAGTAATAGATGGACAGGAAATCCTCTTGGAAGTGGCACAAACTTCAGATCAACAAGCCTTAGGGTTAATGTATCGGGAGTATTTATCTCCCCATCAGGGGATGTTATTTCCTTTTGAATTTCCCCGTCGTGCTAGTTTTTGGATGAAAAATGTTCCCATCAGTTTGGATTTAATCTTTTTATATCAAGGTAAAGTCCAAGCTATGGAAAATAGCGCCCCTCCTTGTTTACAAGAACCATGCCCTATTTATAGCCCAGATGTGTTAGTAGATCAAGTGCTGGAGTTGGCAGGGGGAAGGGCGCTGGAATTGGGTATTAGCATCGGCGACGTTTTACCCATTGAGTCAATTTCTGTGAGTCAATAG
- a CDS encoding trypsin-like peptidase domain-containing protein — MAKKPLLSKLSTGTSFLLLGLGIGVGFNSLSNIPQISAFTGQSPAQESRDSLSAQLLPTNRNGNVNFVSEVVQEIGPSVVRINASRKVATQVPPIFNDPFFRGFFGDQIPQMPDEQIREGTGSGFLISDDGKILTNAHVVEGATEVSVNLKDGRVLAGKVLGTDPLTDLAVIQVDANNLPVAKLGNSDDLIIGEWAIAIGNPLGLDNTVTTGIISATGRSSAQIGVGDKRLDFIQTDAAINPGNSGGPLLNAQGEVIGINTAIIRNAQGLGFAIPINRAQEIAQQLIAEGKVDHPYIGVSMVSLTPQNLQRVQSEGFNISANEKGVLVVQVAPDSPASQAGLKSGDIIKTIDGTNVTDAETVQKVVASNRVGKEIPLTLKRQTNEVSLNVRLGILPTR, encoded by the coding sequence ATGGCTAAAAAACCATTACTATCAAAACTCAGCACCGGTACATCATTTTTATTATTAGGCTTAGGTATTGGTGTTGGCTTCAATTCTTTAAGCAACATTCCGCAAATATCTGCTTTTACTGGTCAATCACCAGCACAAGAATCAAGAGATTCTCTCAGCGCCCAACTACTACCAACAAATCGTAATGGAAATGTTAATTTCGTTTCAGAAGTAGTACAAGAGATAGGTCCGTCGGTGGTGAGAATTAATGCTTCTCGTAAAGTTGCTACCCAAGTGCCACCAATATTTAATGATCCTTTTTTCCGTGGCTTTTTTGGGGATCAAATTCCACAAATGCCAGACGAACAAATTAGAGAAGGTACAGGCTCTGGTTTTTTAATTAGTGATGATGGTAAAATTTTAACTAATGCCCATGTGGTGGAGGGCGCTACGGAAGTATCCGTTAACCTCAAAGATGGCCGGGTTTTAGCGGGGAAAGTGTTAGGTACTGATCCTCTCACGGATTTAGCAGTAATTCAAGTGGATGCTAACAATTTACCCGTGGCAAAATTAGGTAACTCTGATGATTTAATCATTGGGGAATGGGCTATCGCTATCGGCAATCCCCTAGGGCTTGATAACACCGTCACCACTGGAATTATCAGCGCCACAGGCAGATCAAGCGCTCAAATTGGTGTGGGCGATAAACGTTTAGATTTTATTCAAACTGATGCTGCTATTAATCCGGGTAACTCTGGAGGTCCTTTACTTAATGCTCAAGGAGAAGTAATAGGTATCAATACGGCAATTATTCGTAATGCACAAGGTTTAGGGTTTGCTATTCCTATTAATCGGGCGCAGGAAATTGCTCAACAACTAATCGCTGAAGGAAAAGTAGATCATCCTTATATCGGTGTTTCTATGGTGTCTCTGACACCCCAAAATCTGCAACGTGTGCAAAGTGAAGGTTTTAATATCTCTGCCAATGAGAAAGGAGTTTTAGTGGTGCAAGTAGCGCCCGACTCCCCAGCCTCTCAAGCTGGTTTAAAATCAGGAGATATTATCAAAACTATTGATGGCACTAACGTCACGGATGCAGAAACTGTCCAAAAGGTAGTTGCATCTAATCGAGTGGGTAAGGAAATCCCCCTCACTCTCAAGCGCCAAACTAATGAAGTAAGTCTTAATGTTCGTTTGGGCATATTACCCACCCGTTAA
- a CDS encoding PIN domain-containing protein, with the protein MKRLVLDAGPLIALVSKKDNYHSEAKLGFSKISLIFGEVLTPLPILFEVYKFVSRNESINMAKKLLSVIEEETVIVTISTSDFVSISDLVLNFSHWRGTLEDASVIVIAQKYQSQIWTIDYKDLGFFGSMEFWNP; encoded by the coding sequence ATGAAAAGATTAGTATTAGATGCTGGACCATTAATCGCGCTAGTATCTAAAAAGGACAATTATCACAGTGAAGCTAAACTTGGTTTTAGCAAAATTTCCCTTATTTTTGGGGAAGTTTTAACTCCTTTACCCATATTATTTGAAGTTTATAAGTTTGTATCCCGTAATGAATCAATTAACATGGCAAAGAAGTTATTAAGTGTTATTGAGGAAGAAACAGTAATCGTCACTATCTCTACATCGGATTTTGTGAGTATATCGGATTTAGTATTGAACTTTTCCCATTGGCGAGGTACTTTGGAAGATGCTTCTGTGATAGTAATTGCTCAAAAATATCAGAGTCAAATTTGGACTATTGATTATAAAGATTTAGGTTTTTTTGGTAGTATGGAATTTTGGAATCCTTAG
- a CDS encoding HAMP domain-containing histidine kinase, protein MSAFTNITVSEQFIELCQAQLVLLAQNLSAQKSAIYLTENFVNSPPKLVPILIYPASNSENNSALRLSESINNEDFNLDWYEQTSNNLSQLIRYNKDQISPHQLILPLIYQDNMMGFLATNRSIEPWQKRDILQVEEVAKTISLARFLDQRSQIAEQKIQQNYQLQIIQNEHLDDFLHQLRNPLTAIRTFAKLLLKRLIPEDKNYSIAQNILREGDRLKDLIQDFSEDWEVVNSNYCLDLPDIESTSFFLTESIQKKESIDIYQLIKPLIDGITTLAKEKNITVINHIESDLPIIFSNAKALREIFNNLLDNAIKYTPEGGVLALEVMVQKQDQNIEQLVIEISDTGYGIPHQDQGHIFERRYRGVQAQSDIEGTGLGLAIVKELCDKLNIKIEIFSPSLWLKNQANNGTTFSLFIPLK, encoded by the coding sequence ATGAGCGCATTTACTAATATAACGGTCAGTGAGCAATTCATTGAACTTTGTCAAGCACAACTGGTCTTGTTAGCTCAAAATTTGTCTGCTCAAAAAAGTGCAATTTATCTTACAGAAAATTTTGTTAATTCTCCACCAAAATTAGTTCCTATTCTTATTTATCCTGCTAGTAATAGTGAAAATAACAGCGCCCTCCGCCTCAGCGAATCCATAAATAATGAAGATTTTAATCTTGATTGGTATGAACAAACATCTAATAATTTATCTCAATTAATCAGATATAATAAAGATCAAATATCGCCTCATCAACTAATTTTACCATTAATTTATCAGGATAATATGATGGGATTTTTAGCAACAAATCGTAGTATTGAACCATGGCAAAAACGAGATATTTTACAAGTGGAAGAAGTAGCTAAAACTATTAGTTTAGCCAGATTTTTAGATCAAAGAAGCCAAATTGCAGAACAGAAAATACAACAAAATTATCAATTACAAATTATTCAAAATGAACATCTGGATGACTTTTTACATCAACTACGCAATCCTTTAACTGCTATAAGAACTTTTGCTAAATTATTATTAAAAAGATTAATTCCAGAAGACAAAAATTATTCTATTGCACAAAATATTCTCAGAGAGGGGGATAGATTAAAAGATTTAATTCAAGATTTTAGTGAAGATTGGGAAGTCGTTAATAGTAACTATTGTTTAGATTTACCTGATATTGAGTCCACCAGTTTTTTCTTAACAGAAAGTATCCAAAAAAAAGAATCTATTGACATTTATCAACTAATTAAACCATTAATTGATGGCATTACTACTCTGGCTAAGGAAAAAAATATTACCGTAATTAATCATATTGAAAGTGATTTACCAATAATTTTTAGTAATGCTAAAGCCTTGAGAGAAATTTTTAATAATTTGTTAGATAATGCCATAAAATATACTCCAGAGGGAGGGGTGCTGGCACTAGAAGTTATGGTGCAAAAACAAGATCAAAATATAGAACAATTAGTGATTGAAATTAGCGATACTGGTTATGGTATTCCTCATCAAGATCAAGGTCATATTTTTGAGCGCCGTTATCGTGGAGTACAGGCACAGAGCGACATTGAAGGCACGGGATTAGGTTTAGCTATCGTGAAAGAATTATGTGATAAATTAAATATTAAAATAGAAATTTTTAGCCCTTCTTTATGGTTAAAAAATCAAGCCAATAATGGGACTACTTTTAGTTTATTTATTCCCTTAAAATAA